One segment of Pelecanus crispus isolate bPelCri1 chromosome 2, bPelCri1.pri, whole genome shotgun sequence DNA contains the following:
- the PDP1 gene encoding pyruvate dehyrogenase phosphatase catalytic subunit 1, producing MLAASCCDRRMCVCPGPRRIAIPVRSSRLPLLSDAMPAPAHLFPLIRNCEISRICSTVCYCHHKHLCCLSSHFAHRHFRYAPQKKFAALYRPKENFNHFIHARDYASTPQRFYLTPPQVNSILKANEYSFKVPEFDGKNVSSVLGFDSNQLPANAPIEDRRSAATCLQTRGMLLGVFDGHAGCACAQAVSERLFYYIAVSLLPHETLLEIENAVESGRALLPILQWHKHPNDYFSKEASKLYFNSLRTYWQELIDLNSGETTDVKEALINAFKRLDNDISLEAQVGDPNSFLNYLVLRVAFSGATACVAHVDGVDLHVANTGDSRAMLGVQEEDGSWSAVNLSYDHNAQNEREVERVKMEHPKSEEKSLVKQDRLLGLLMPFRAFGDVKFKWSIELQKRVVESGPDQLNDNEYTKFIPPNYHTPPYLTAEPEVIHHKLRPQDKFLVLATDGLWETMHRQDVARIVGEYLTGVHHQQPIAVGGYKVTLGQMHGLLTERRARISSVFEDQNAATHLIRHAVGNNEFGTVDHERLSKMLSLPEELARMYRDDITIIVVQFNSHVIGACQNEEL from the exons ATGTTGGCGGCTTCTTGTTGTGACAGgagaatgtgtgtgtgtcctgGGCCCAGGCGGATCG CAATTCCAGTCCGAAGCTCCAGGCTACCATTGTTGTCTGATGCCATGCCAGCACCAGCTCATCTGTTTCCATTGATTCGTAACTGTGAGATTAGCAGAATATGCAGTACTGTATGTTACTGCCACCATAAACATCTGTGTTGTTTATCATCTCATTTTGCTCATCGTCACTTCAGATATGCACCTCAGAAGAAATTTGCAGCACTTTATAGGCCAAAAGAGAACTTCAATCACTTTATTCATGCAAGGGATTATGCTTCTACGCCACAGAGATTTTACCTCACTCCTCCACAGGTCAACAGCATTCTGAAGGCAAATGAATACAGTTTCAAAGTCCCAGAATTTGATGGTAAAAATGTAAGTTCTGTCCTTGGCTTTGATAGCAATCAGTTGCCTGCTAATGCTCCAATAGAAGACCGGAGGAGTGCTGCCACTTGCTTACAGACAAGAGGAATGCTTCTGGGTGTGTTTGATGGCCATGCAGGTTGTGCTTGTGCTCAAGCTGTCAGTGAAAGACTGTTTTACTACATTGCTGTCTCTTTGTTACCTCATGAGACTTTACTTGAAATAGAAAATGCTGTGGAAAGTGGCAGAGCTCTGTTGCCCATTTTACAGTGGCACAAGCATCCCAATGATTATTTTAGCAAAGAAGCTTCCAAGCTTTACTTCAATAGTCTAAGAACTTACTGGCAGGAGCTCATTGATCTCAACAGTGGAGAGACTACTGATGTGAAAGAAGCTTTAATTAATGCTTTTAAGAGGCTTGATAATGATATTTCTTTGGAGGCTCAAGTAGGAGATCCAAATTCTTTTCTGAACTACCTAGTACTGCGAGTAGCATTTTCTGGTGCAACTGCCTGTGTGGCCCATGTGGATGGTGTTGACTTGCATGTTGCAAACACAGGTGACAGCAGGGCAATGCTTGGGGTTCAGGAAGAGGATGGATCTTGGTCTGCAGTTAATCTGTCCTATGACCACAATGCACAAAATGAACGTGAAGTGGAACGTGTGAAAATGGAGCATCCAAAGTCTGAAGAGAAAAGTCTCGTGAAACAAGACCGTCTCTTAGGTCTCCTGATGCCTTTCAGAGCTTTCGGTGATGTGAAGTTTAAATGGAGTATTGAACTACAGAAGAGAGTAGTAGAATCAGGCCCAGATCAGCTGAATGACAACGAATATACAAAGTTTATTCCTCCAAACTATCACACTCCCCCATACCTCACAGCTGAGCCAGAAGTCATACATCACAAATTACGGCCGCAGGATAAGTTCCTGGTTTTGGCCACAGATGGGCTGTGGGAGACGATGCACAGGCAAGATGTGGCTAGAATTGTAGGGGAGTACCTCACTGGTGTTCACCATCAACAGCCAATAGCTGTTGGTGGCTATAAGGTAACTTTGGGACAGATGCATGGTCTCTTAACAGAAAGGAGAGCAAGAATCTCTTCAGTATTTGAAGATCAGAATGCAGCGACTCACCTGATACGTCATGCAGTGGGTAACAATGAGTTTGGCACTGTGGATCATGAGCGACTGTCCAAGATGCTTAGTCTTCCAGAAGAGCTGGCTCGAATGTATAGAGATGACATTACAATTATTGTGGTGCAGTTCAACTCACATGTTATAGGTGCATGTCAAAATGAGGAACTGTGA